The Glycine soja cultivar W05 chromosome 3, ASM419377v2, whole genome shotgun sequence genome window below encodes:
- the LOC114406039 gene encoding dirigent protein 22-like, with translation MTTQFLILSLLISCHVLTATLAEETGFVGSLDRKALGLDKKDKVSHFRFYFHERFTGSNATSVTVVPPLPQYNSTTNFGLVGITDNALTVGPEPGSKVVGKIEGLYAGTSQSEFNLLIVVNFALTEGKYNGSTITVVGRNRLSLKIREMPVIGGSGVFKFATGYVETSTLYVDADRSTIQYNIYVSHY, from the coding sequence ATGACTACCCAGTTTCTCATTCTCTCCCTTCTCATCTCATGCCACGTCCTCACTGCAACCCTAGCCGAAGAAACCGGCTTTGTAGGTTCACTAGACCGCAAGGCATTAGGTCTAGATAAAAAAGACAAGGTCAGTCATTTCCGGTTCTACTTCCACGAGAGGTTCACCGGAAGCAACGCCACCTCGGTCACCGTCGTTCCTCCGCTGCCCCAGTACAACTCCACCACCAACTTCGGGTTGGTGGGGATCACCGACAACGCCTTGACCGTGGGACCCGAACCCGGGTCCAAGGTGGTCGGAAAGATCGAGGGGTTGTACGCGGGCACCTCACAATCGGAGTTCAATTTATTGATTGTTGTGAATTTTGCCTTGACCGAAGGAAAGTATAATGGCAGCACCATCACCGTGGTGGGGCGGAACCGCCTCTCCCTCAAGATTAGGGAGATGCCTGTGATTGGAGGAAGTGGGGTTTTTAAATTTGCTACTGGGTATGTTGAAACCAGCACTCTCTATGTTGATGCTGATAGGTCTACCATTCAGTACAACATTTATGTTTCACATTACTGA
- the LOC114406040 gene encoding putative disease resistance RPP13-like protein 1, with the protein MAAAVVGGAFLSAFLDVVFDRLASPEFVNLIHGKKLSKKLLQKLESILRVVRAVLDDAEKKQIKDSNVKHWLNDLKDAVYQADDLLDEVSTKAATQKHVSNLFFRFSNRKLVSKLEDIVERLESVLRFKESLDLKDIAVENVSWKAPSTSLEDGSYIYGRDKDKEAIIKLLLEDNSHGKEVSVIPIVGMGGIGKTTLAQLVYNDENLNQIFDFKAWVCVSEEFNILKVTKAITEAVTREPCKLNDMNLLHLDLMDKLKDKKFLIVLDDVWTEDYVNWGLLKKPFQCGIRGSKILLTTRNENTAFVVQTVQPYHLKQLSNEDCWLVFANHACLSSEFNKNTSALEKIGREIAKKCNGLPLAAQSLGGMLRKRHDIGYWDNILNSEIWELSESECKIIPALRISYHYLPPHLKRCFVYCSLYPQDYEFNKDELILLWMAEDLLGTPRKGKTLEEVGLEYFDYLVSRSFFQCSGSWPQHKCFVMHDLIHDLATSLGGEFYFRSEELGKETKIDIKTRHLSFTKFSGSVLDNFEALGRVKFLRTFLSIINFRASPFHNEEAPCIIMSKLMYLRVLSFHDFQSLDALPDAIGELIHLRYLDLSCSSIESLPESLCNLYHLQTLKLSECKKLTKLPGGTQNLVNLRHLDIYDTPIKEMPRGMSKLNHLQHLGFFIVGKHKENGIKELGALSNLHGQLRISNLENISQSDEALEARIMDKKHINSLWLEWSRCNNESTNFQIEIDILCRLQPHYNLELLSIRGYKGTKFPNWMGDFSYCKMTHLTLRDCHNCCMLPSLGQLPSLKVLEISRLNRLKTIDAGFYKNKDYPSVTPFSSLESLAIYYMTCWEVWSSFDSEAFPVLHNLIIHNCPKLKGDLPNHLPALETLQIINCELLVSSLPMAPAIRTLEIRKSNKVALHVFPLLVENIVVEGSSMVESMIEAITNIQPTCLRSLALNDCSSAISFPGGRLPESLKTLFIRNLKKLEFPTQHKHELLEVLSILWSCDSLTSLPSVTFPNLKNLELENCKNIESLLVSRSESFKSLSAFGIRKCPNFVSFPREGLHAPNLSSFIVLGCDKLKSLPDKMSTLLPKLEHLHIENCPGIQSFPEGGMPPNLRTVWIVNCEKLLCGLAWPSMDMLTHLILAGPCDSIKSFPKEGLLPPSLTFLNLCNFSSMETLDSKGLLNLTSLQELRIVTCPKLENIAGEKLPVSLIKLVIEECPFLQKQCCTKHHQIWPKISHICGIKVDDRWI; encoded by the coding sequence ATGGCAGCAGCAGTGGTAGGTGGTGCGTTCCTCTCTGCTTTCCTTGATGTTGTTTTTGACAGGCTGGCTTCACCTGAATTTGTCAACTTGATCCATGGAAAGAAGCTTAGCAAGAAGTTGCTTCAAAAGTTGGAGAGCATTCTAAGAGTGGTTAGAGCTGTGCTTGATGATGCTGAGAAGAAACAGATCAAAGACTCTAATGTCAAACACTGGCTCAATGATCTCAAAGATGCTGTTTATCAGGCAGATGACTTACTCGATGAAGTTTCCACCAAAGCTGCTACTCAAAAGCATGTAAGCAACTTGTTCTTTCGCTTTTCCAATAGGAAGCTCGTTAGTAAGTTGGAAGACATAGTTGAAAGACTAGAGTCTGTTTTAAGATTCAAGGAGAGTCTTGATTTGAAAGACATTGCAGTGGAGAACGTGTCATGGAAAGCTCCATCGACATCTCTGGAAGATGGATCTTATATATATGGCAGGGATAAAGATAAGGAGGCCATAATCAAGTTGTTGTTGGAGGATAACAGTCATGGTAAAGAAGTATCTGTGATCCCTATTGTGGGCATGGGCGGGATTGGAAAAACTACTTTGGCACAGTTGGTGTATAATGACGAGAACTTGAATCagatatttgattttaaagCATGGGTATGTGTTTCTGAAGAATTTAATATTCTGAAGGTCACAAAAGCTATAACAGAGGCGGTTACTCGAGAGCCTTGTAAATTGAATGATATGAATTTACTTCATCTTGATCTGATGGACAaactgaaagataaaaaattcttaattgttTTGGATGATGTTTGGACTGAAGATTATGTTAACTGGGGTCTTCTTAAAAAACCGTTTCAATGTGGGATCAGAGGAAGTAAAATTCTTCTAACAACCCGCAACGAAAATACAGCATTTGTAGTCCAAACTGTTCAACCTTATCATCTAAAGCAATTGTCAAATGAAGATTGTTGGTTAGTGTTTGCAAACCATGCATGTCTTTCCTCAGAATTTAACAAGAACACATCAGCACTAGAAAAAATTGGAAGGGAGATTGCTAAAAAGTGTAATGGATTGCCTTTAGCAGCACAGTCCCTAGGAGGTATGTTGAGAAAAAGACACGATATTGGGTATTGGGATAATATATTGAATAGTGAGATTTGGGAACTATCTGAAAGTGAGTGTAAAATTATCCCGGCACTGAGAATTAGTTATCATTATCTCCCTCCACATTTAAAACGGTGTTTTGTTTATTGTTCATTGTATCCCCAAGACTACGAATTTAACAAAGATGAACTAATCTTGTTGTGGATGGCAGAAGATCTTTTAGGGACACCAAGAAAAGGAAAGACTTTAGAAGAGGTTGGTCTTGAGTATTTTGATTATTTGGTCTCGAGATCATTTTTCCAATGCTCAGGTAGTTGGCCTCAGCACAAATGCTTTGTTATGCATGACCTCATACATGATCTAGCAACATCCCTTGGTGGAGAATTCTATTTTAGATCAGAAGAACTTGGGAAAGAAACTAAGATTGATATCAAGACTCGTCATTTGTCGTTTACCAAATTTAGTGGTTCAGTCTTGGACAACTTTGAAGCTTTAGGGAGAGTAAAATTTCTGAGAACTTTCTTGTCCATTATCAATTTTAGAGCTTCTCCATTCCATAACGAGGAGGCACCATGTATCATAATGTCAAAGCTTATGTACTTGAGAGTTTTATCATTTCATGACTTCCAAAGTCTGGATGCTTTGCCGGATGCAATAGGTGAATTAATCCATTTGCGTTATTTAGATCTCTCTTGTTCAAGTATAGAATCACTGCCAGAGTCGTTATGTAATTTGTACCATCTGCAAACTTTGAAGTTGTCTGAGTGCAAAAAGCTGACTAAGTTGCCTGGTGGCACACAAAATCTTGTTAACCTGCGCCATCTTGATATTTATGATACTCCCATAAAAGAGATGCCCAGAGGAATGagtaaattaaatcatttacaGCATTTGGGTTTCTTTATTGTCGGTAAGCATAAAGAGAATGGAATCAAAGAACTAGGAGCACTTTCAAATCTTCATGGTCAGCTTCGTATAAGCAATTTGGAGAACATTTCCCAAAGCGATGAAGCATTGGAGGCAAGGATAATGGATAAAAAGCACATTAACAGTCTATGGTTGGAATGGTCTAGATGTAACAACGAAAGCACCAACTTCCAAATTGAAATAGATATACTTTGCAGGTTACAACCTCACTATAATCTGGAATTGTTGTCAATTCGTGGTTATAAAGGAACCAAATTTCCAAATTGGATGGGAGATTTTTCCTACTGCAAAATGACACATCTAACATTGCGCGATTGTCACAACTGTTGTATGCTTCCTTCACTTGGGCAACTACCTTCTCTCAAGGTCCTTGAAATTTCAAGATTGAATAGGCTGAAGACTATTGATGCAGGTTTCTACAAGAACAAAGATTATCCTTCTGTGACACCCTTTTCCTCCCTTGAATCTCTAGCCATTTATTACATGACTTGTTGGGAGGTGTGGAGTTCCTTCGATTCAGAAGCTTTTCCTGTCCTTCATAATCTTATTATACATAACTGCCCCAAACTTAAGGGAGATTTGCCAAATCACCTTCCTGCTCTGGAAACACTTCAGATTATAAATTGTGAACTGCTTGTCTCTTCTCTCCCAATGGCTCCCGCCATTCGAACATTGGAGATACGTAAAAGCAATAAAGTAGCACTGCATGTGTTCCCTCTCTTGGTGGAAAATATAGTAGTGGAAGGAAGCTCAATGGTGGAGTCCATGATCGAGGCCATCACTAACATCCAACCAACTTGTCTCCGGTCTTTGGCATTAAACGATTGTTCATCAGCCATATCATTTCCGGGTGGTCGTTTACCTGAATCACTGAAGACTTTGTTTATCAGGAATCTTAAAAAATTGGAATTCCCGACACAACACAAACATGAGTTGCTAGAAGTACTGTCAATACTTTGGAGTTGTGATTCGCTCACATCTCTTCCATCGGTTACCTTTCCAAATCTCAAAAATCTAGAACTCGAAAactgcaaaaatatagaatcTCTTTTGGTTTCAAGGTCAGAGTCATTTAAGAGTTTGAGTGCTTTTGGTATTCGCAAATGTCCCAACTTTGTATCTTTCCCGAGAGAAGGATTGCATGCGCCAAACTTGAGTTCTTTCATAGTTTTGGGCTGTGACAAGTTGAAGTCGTTGCCTGACAAAATGAGTACTCTTCTCCCAAAGTTAGAACATCTTCACATAGAGAACTGCCCAGGAATTCAGTCGTTTCCTGAAGGGGGTATGCCACCTAACCTGAGAACAGTTTGGATTGTCAATTGTGAGAAACTACTATGCGGCCTAGCATGGCCGTCCATGGACATGCTTACCCATCTCATCCTCGCGGGTCCATGTGATAGCATCAAGTCCTTCCCAAAGGAGGGTTTGCTGCCTCCATCTCTTACATTTCTGAATCTATGTAACTTTTCAAGTATGGAGACATTGGACAGCAAGGGGCTTCTCAATCTTACATCCCTGCAAGAATTAAGAATTGTTACATGTCCAAAGTTGGAGAATATAGCTGGAGAAAAGCTGCCTGTCTCTCTAATAAAATTAGTCATAGAGGAATGTCCTTTTCTGCAAAAACAATGTTGCACAAAGCACCATCAAATTTGGCCTAAAATTTCTCACATTTGTGGCATTAAGGTTGATGATAGATGGATTTAG
- the LOC114404864 gene encoding uncharacterized protein LOC114404864: MQQPVPESPSQPLNIHGITLKGKHDENWGQLFAPMIQQWNNRHAFRVDAYPRQEGLLSFNSDYMVWYRRKTKMFVDPENAKTATLGEVAEALQYMVSPQGRKTCTFDDLVPYVEKITILSEEQERVTEPVSHGPASERQFPAQQFHMLQSSIETQGIDRRRDTVEAEEYSQQMAERGHGMYYTPQTFAEYPTQMYQYPFQGHDTDTSATQQSFGGFAETQAQFSWPTMTPS, translated from the exons ATGCAACAACCAGTTCCAGAGTCTCCTTCACAACCCCTAAACATTCATGGCATAACATTAAAGGGGAAACATGACGAAAATTGGGGGCAATTGTTCGCCCCAATGATTCAGCAGTGGAATAATCGGCATGCATTTAGGGTCGACGCTTATCCCCGACAAGAaggcctattgagttttaactcggactacatggtctggtataggcgaaagacaaagatgtttgttgacccaGAAAATGCAAAGAcggctacattg GGTGAAGTTGCAGAGGCATTACAATACATGgtgtctcctcaagggaggaaAACATGCACatttgatgatctcgtgccttatgtggaaaaaattacaattttatccgaagagcaagagagagtcactgagccagtgtcacatggtcccgcatcagagcgtcaatttcccgcacaacagtttcacatgcttcagtcaAGTATTGAAACTCAGGGGATAGACAGAAGAAGGGACACTGTTGAAGCGGaagaatattcccaacaaatggcggagcgtggccatggaatgtattacacgccacaaACATTTGCTGAGTATCCgacacagatgtatcagtatccttttcaGGGTCATGACACTGATACTTCTGCAACCCAGCAATCGTTCGGTGGTTTTGCGGAAACACAAGCTCAATTTTCATGGCCCACAATGACCCCTTCATAG